Part of the uncultured Fibrobacter sp. genome, GGCCTTGCCATGGGATACTAGTCTGTTATGGTCTGGCTGTTCGACTACGATCTGACTTTGTACGGAACCGAGGAAAGGTGCGTTATCAATTCGCTGGACCACCGCATTTCGCTTTTTGTGCAGAAAACCGTCGGAGGCGACTTTGAGTCGGCGCATAAGATCCGTACCGATTACCTGGAAAGGTTCGGGACGACGCTTGCCGGCCTCATGGTGATGAACAATACCGACCCGGATGATTTTTTTGACTTTATCCATGAGCCGGAATACCTGATTTACCCCAAGAAGGCCCCAGAAAAGCTAGCCCTGTTGCAAAGCTTGAAGGGCCCGCGATTCGTGTTTACGAACGGCCGCCACGACTGGAGCGAGGCCGGCATGGCGCACATGGGGATTGATTCGGCGATTGACGGCGTGTTCGACCTGAAACAGTTGGATTGGGTGGGTAAACCGCACGATAGCGCCTACGAAAAAATGGAAAGGTGGCTTGCCGAAAAACTTTCGACGAAGGGTGTTGCTTATCCGGAAAATCCCAAGGAAATCGTGCTGCTCGAAGATTCGCTCCGTAACCTGGAACCGGCGTACCGCCGCGGTTGGACGACCATTTTCGTGAACCCTACCCCTGACACCCCCGACTGGGTGGACTTCCATATCCCGCATTTGCTGAATCTATGTGATATAAAACCGGACTCCGCCCTATGAAACTCCTCTTTACAGATCTTGATGGAACCCTTCTGACCGACGACAAGCAGATTCTTGATGTCGACATGTCCGCCATTTCAAAAATGCTGGAGGAGGGGCACAAGCTGGTGCTTTGTACGGGCCGTCCGCTCACGAGTGCCAAGATGCTTGCGAAACGTTACGGTTTCGACAGGCCGGGCTTTTTTCTGGTGAGTTTCAACGGTGGCCTTATCTACGACTACGCGACGGAAAAGTCGATTCTCACGCGGCGGATTTCGGTAGATGACGTCAAGTTCATTATGGACCGGGCGCACGAGTGCGGGATGCATGCACA contains:
- a CDS encoding pyrimidine 5'-nucleotidase, which produces MVWLFDYDLTLYGTEERCVINSLDHRISLFVQKTVGGDFESAHKIRTDYLERFGTTLAGLMVMNNTDPDDFFDFIHEPEYLIYPKKAPEKLALLQSLKGPRFVFTNGRHDWSEAGMAHMGIDSAIDGVFDLKQLDWVGKPHDSAYEKMERWLAEKLSTKGVAYPENPKEIVLLEDSLRNLEPAYRRGWTTIFVNPTPDTPDWVDFHIPHLLNLCDIKPDSAL